A single window of Mycobacterium sp. ITM-2016-00318 DNA harbors:
- a CDS encoding MauE/DoxX family redox-associated membrane protein translates to MTSPPAELQQIANPTRASKMGAMLVGMGVLHFAAPKPFDTIVPAELPGEARFYTLASGVGEIVTGGLLLVPRTRKLGALAAVALFVSVLPANVNMVRLWKDKPLPMRIGAIARLPLQIPMIMQALKIYRES, encoded by the coding sequence ATGACCTCTCCCCCAGCCGAATTGCAGCAGATCGCCAACCCAACGCGCGCGTCGAAGATGGGCGCGATGCTCGTCGGCATGGGGGTGCTGCACTTCGCGGCCCCCAAACCGTTCGACACCATCGTCCCGGCCGAACTGCCGGGTGAAGCACGGTTCTACACCCTCGCCTCCGGGGTGGGCGAGATCGTGACCGGGGGATTGCTGCTGGTGCCGCGGACCCGCAAGCTCGGCGCGCTCGCCGCGGTGGCGCTGTTCGTATCGGTGCTCCCGGCCAACGTGAACATGGTCCGGTTGTGGAAGGACAAGCCGCTGCCGATGCGGATCGGCGCGATCGCCCGGCTGCCGCTGCAGATCCCGATGATCATGCAGGCGCTGAAGATCTACCGCGAGTCCTAA
- a CDS encoding TrkA family potassium uptake protein — translation MAKGRLRRRLAAIDQNLTTRPDADLVDILSIPEPFVSPTQRIIRRIIYAAGALFAAVLIVYLDRHGYRDVESSPNPDDPLSFLDCLYYATVSLSTTGYGDITPVTPSARLVNVLVITPLRVAFLIVLIGTTVETLTTQSRQALKIQRWRSRVRNHTVVVGYGTKGRTAVAAMVGDDMAPADIVVVDEDPVALERAKSAGLVTVRGSATDSEVLRLASAQHAKAIIVATNRDDAAVLVTLTARELAPNAKIIAAVREAENQHLLEQSGADQTVVTSETAGRLLGIAVQTPSVVEMMEDLLTPDAGFAISEREVETKEVGGSPRHNPDIVLGVVRGGKLLRVDDPQVDALELGDRLLYIRSVEPER, via the coding sequence GTGGCCAAAGGTAGGTTGCGTCGGCGGCTCGCCGCCATCGACCAGAATCTGACCACACGACCGGACGCCGATCTGGTCGACATCCTGAGCATCCCCGAGCCGTTCGTCAGCCCGACACAGCGGATCATCCGCCGGATCATCTATGCGGCGGGGGCGCTATTCGCGGCGGTGCTGATCGTCTACCTGGACCGACACGGCTACCGCGACGTCGAGAGCAGCCCTAACCCCGACGACCCATTGTCGTTTCTGGACTGCCTGTACTACGCGACGGTGTCGCTGTCGACCACCGGCTACGGCGACATCACGCCGGTCACCCCGTCGGCCAGGCTGGTCAACGTCCTGGTGATCACGCCGCTGCGGGTGGCGTTCCTGATCGTGCTGATCGGCACCACCGTGGAGACCCTCACCACGCAGTCGCGCCAGGCACTGAAGATTCAGCGATGGAGGAGCAGAGTGCGTAACCACACCGTCGTCGTCGGGTACGGCACCAAGGGCAGGACGGCGGTCGCCGCGATGGTCGGCGACGACATGGCCCCCGCCGACATCGTCGTCGTCGACGAGGACCCCGTCGCCCTCGAGCGCGCAAAGAGCGCGGGCCTGGTCACCGTCCGAGGCAGTGCGACCGACTCGGAAGTGCTGCGCCTGGCAAGCGCCCAGCACGCGAAGGCGATCATCGTCGCCACCAACCGCGACGACGCCGCCGTCCTCGTCACGCTGACCGCGCGCGAGTTGGCGCCCAACGCCAAGATCATCGCCGCGGTCCGGGAAGCCGAAAACCAGCATCTGCTCGAGCAGTCCGGCGCGGACCAGACCGTGGTGACGTCCGAGACGGCGGGCCGGCTGCTGGGCATCGCCGTCCAGACGCCCAGCGTCGTCGAGATGATGGAGGATCTGCTGACGCCCGATGCCGGGTTTGCCATCTCCGAGCGCGAGGTCGAGACCAAGGAGGTCGGCGGTTCCCCACGGCACAACCCCGACATCGTGCTCGGCGTCGTGCGCGGCGGCAAGCTGCTGCGCGTCGACGACCCGCAGGTCGACGCCCTCGAACTCGGTGACCGGCTGCTATACATCCGCAGCGTGGAACCCGAACGATGA
- the nudC gene encoding NAD(+) diphosphatase → MIERSAPFQLRNVPLLSRVGADRADTLRTDVDAAIAGWADALLLRVDSRNQVLIADGRVVLGKASALGDKPTDHAVFLGKLQDGKHVWAVRSVLVAPEEPGTETEVLDLRRAGHIFDDVSAQLVATATALLNWHDSARFSAIDGSPTKPIKGGWSRVNQVNRHEEFPRIDPAVICLVHDGYDRAVLARQTVWPERLFSLLAGFVEAGESFEACVVREIAEEIGLTVRDVTYLGSQPWPFPRSLMVGFHAIGDPEQEFVFHDGEIAEAAWFTRAEIREALEHGDWNSVTSAPHVRGDSDSRLLLPGSISIAREIIESWAAL, encoded by the coding sequence ATGATCGAGCGCTCGGCGCCCTTTCAATTGCGCAACGTGCCGTTGCTGTCCCGGGTCGGCGCCGACCGCGCCGACACCTTGCGCACCGATGTCGACGCCGCGATAGCCGGCTGGGCCGACGCCCTTCTGCTGCGGGTCGACTCGCGTAATCAGGTGCTGATCGCTGACGGCCGCGTCGTTCTCGGCAAGGCCTCCGCGCTCGGCGACAAGCCCACCGACCACGCGGTGTTTCTGGGCAAACTGCAGGACGGTAAGCACGTCTGGGCGGTGCGCAGTGTGCTCGTCGCACCCGAGGAACCCGGCACCGAGACGGAGGTCCTCGACCTGCGCCGGGCCGGGCACATCTTCGACGACGTCAGCGCCCAGTTGGTGGCCACCGCGACCGCGCTGCTCAACTGGCACGACAGCGCACGCTTCAGCGCGATCGACGGGTCACCGACGAAGCCGATCAAGGGCGGCTGGTCGCGGGTCAACCAGGTGAACCGCCACGAGGAGTTCCCGCGGATCGACCCCGCGGTGATCTGCCTCGTGCACGACGGCTACGACCGCGCGGTGCTGGCGCGTCAGACCGTCTGGCCCGAGCGGTTGTTCTCCCTGCTTGCCGGGTTCGTGGAAGCAGGCGAGTCCTTCGAGGCGTGCGTCGTGCGCGAGATCGCCGAGGAGATCGGGCTGACGGTGCGTGACGTGACCTACCTGGGCAGCCAGCCGTGGCCGTTTCCCCGCTCGCTGATGGTCGGTTTCCACGCAATCGGCGACCCTGAGCAGGAGTTCGTCTTCCACGACGGGGAGATCGCCGAGGCCGCGTGGTTCACCCGCGCCGAGATCCGCGAGGCGCTGGAGCACGGCGACTGGAACTCCGTTACATCTGCTCCTCACGTGCGCGGTGATTCGGACTCGCGCCTGCTTCTGCCCGGCTCGATCTCGATCGCCAGGGAGATCATCGAGTCCTGGGCCGCCCTATAA
- the mrx1 gene encoding mycoredoxin Mrx1: MTASGAPLTMYTTTWCGFCSRLKTALKAEGIPYTEVDIESDPAAAEFVMSVNRGNQTVPTIKFPDGSTMTNPSARDVKKKLG; this comes from the coding sequence ATGACAGCCAGCGGCGCCCCACTGACCATGTACACCACGACGTGGTGCGGCTTCTGCTCAAGGCTCAAGACGGCGCTCAAGGCGGAGGGCATCCCCTACACCGAGGTTGACATCGAAAGCGACCCGGCCGCTGCGGAATTCGTGATGTCGGTCAACCGGGGCAACCAGACGGTGCCGACGATCAAGTTCCCCGACGGGTCGACCATGACCAACCCGAGCGCCCGCGACGTGAAGAAGAAGCTGGGCTAA
- a CDS encoding ATP-dependent DNA helicase UvrD2, translating to MMNAMSVDASARARSGERTASHLDELDDEQREAVLAARGPVCVLAGAGTGKTRTITRRIAHLVTSGHVAAGQVLAVTFTQRAAGEMRSRLRACDDGSGTGSVQAMTFHAAARRQLRYFWPRVVGDTGWQLLDSKFSVVAQAASRSGLSASTDDVRDLAGEIEWAKASLISPEDYPNAVAEAGRDIPLDAAKIANVYAGYESLKACADGMALLDFDDLLLHTAGAIENDAAVAEEFRARYRCFVVDEYQDVTPLQQRVLDAWLGERDDLTVVGDANQTIYSFTGATPRYLLDFSRRFPEAAVVRLERDYRSTPQVVSLANQVIAAARGRVAGSRLHLVGQRDPGPKPTFSEFSDEVAEAASVAKKIVRLIENGMPASEIAVLYRINAQSEVYEEALTEAGVAFQVRGGEGFFSRQEIRQALLAMQRAAERGADASGDELRPLVRQLLEPLGMTAEPPSGTRARERWEALTALAELTDDEVAQRPSLDLRALLAELRQRADARHAPVVQGVTLASLHAAKGLEWDAVFLVGLADGTLPISHALAHGQDSEAVEEERRLFYVGITRARVHLALSWALARNPGGRQGRRPSRFLNGIAPNTHADAPNRPRKPRGPTPRCRVCNNALTTPAAVMLRRCEACPSDIDEQLLADLKDWRLRTSKDMNVPAYVVFTDNTLIAIAETMPADDSALVSIPGIGARKLEQFGPDVLALVKGRQSS from the coding sequence ATGATGAACGCCATGTCCGTCGATGCTTCCGCGCGCGCGCGAAGTGGAGAGAGAACCGCCTCACATCTCGACGAACTCGACGACGAGCAGCGCGAGGCGGTGCTGGCCGCGCGCGGACCGGTGTGTGTGCTCGCAGGCGCGGGCACCGGCAAGACCAGGACGATCACCCGGCGCATCGCACATCTGGTCACGTCCGGACACGTAGCCGCGGGCCAGGTGTTGGCGGTGACCTTCACTCAGCGTGCAGCCGGTGAGATGCGCAGCAGGCTTCGAGCGTGCGACGACGGCTCGGGTACCGGCTCGGTGCAGGCGATGACGTTTCACGCCGCGGCGCGACGTCAGCTGCGGTACTTCTGGCCGCGGGTGGTCGGCGACACCGGCTGGCAACTGCTCGACAGCAAGTTCTCCGTCGTCGCACAGGCCGCCAGCCGCTCCGGCCTGTCGGCCAGCACCGACGACGTCCGCGACCTGGCAGGCGAGATCGAGTGGGCCAAGGCGTCGCTGATCAGCCCGGAGGACTATCCCAATGCGGTCGCCGAGGCAGGCCGCGACATTCCGCTGGACGCGGCGAAAATCGCGAACGTCTACGCCGGATACGAATCGCTCAAGGCCTGCGCCGACGGTATGGCGCTGCTGGACTTCGACGACCTCCTGCTGCACACGGCGGGCGCCATCGAGAACGACGCGGCGGTGGCCGAGGAGTTCCGCGCCCGTTACCGCTGCTTCGTCGTCGACGAATACCAGGACGTCACCCCGCTGCAGCAGCGGGTGCTCGACGCCTGGCTCGGCGAGCGCGACGATCTGACCGTGGTCGGCGACGCCAACCAGACCATCTACTCCTTCACCGGGGCCACTCCGCGCTATCTGCTGGATTTCTCGCGGCGCTTCCCCGAGGCGGCGGTGGTCCGGCTCGAGCGCGACTACCGGTCCACCCCCCAGGTGGTGTCGCTCGCCAACCAGGTGATCGCCGCCGCACGAGGCCGGGTGGCGGGCAGCAGGCTGCACCTCGTCGGCCAGCGTGATCCGGGTCCCAAGCCGACTTTCTCCGAGTTTTCCGACGAGGTCGCCGAGGCGGCCTCGGTCGCGAAGAAGATCGTGCGCCTCATCGAGAACGGCATGCCCGCATCGGAGATCGCGGTGCTCTATCGGATCAACGCCCAGTCGGAGGTGTACGAGGAGGCGCTGACCGAGGCGGGCGTCGCGTTCCAGGTTCGCGGCGGCGAAGGGTTCTTCAGCCGTCAGGAGATCAGGCAGGCCCTGCTGGCGATGCAGCGCGCGGCCGAGCGCGGCGCCGACGCATCGGGCGACGAACTTCGGCCGCTGGTGCGCCAACTGCTCGAGCCGTTGGGGATGACGGCCGAACCACCGTCGGGCACCCGCGCCAGGGAGCGGTGGGAGGCGCTGACGGCACTGGCCGAGCTCACCGATGACGAAGTGGCGCAACGGCCTTCGCTCGACCTGCGGGCGCTGCTCGCCGAGCTGCGACAGCGCGCCGACGCCCGCCACGCTCCCGTCGTGCAGGGCGTCACCCTTGCCTCGCTGCACGCGGCCAAGGGGCTGGAGTGGGACGCGGTCTTCCTGGTCGGCCTCGCGGACGGCACCCTGCCCATCTCGCACGCGCTGGCCCATGGCCAGGACAGTGAAGCCGTCGAGGAGGAGCGCAGGCTGTTCTATGTCGGTATCACAAGGGCGCGAGTGCATTTGGCGTTGAGTTGGGCGCTGGCTCGTAATCCCGGCGGCAGGCAGGGCCGACGGCCGTCGCGCTTCCTGAACGGCATCGCGCCGAACACGCATGCCGACGCCCCGAACCGGCCGCGCAAACCACGGGGCCCCACCCCGAGGTGCCGGGTGTGCAACAACGCGCTGACCACCCCTGCGGCCGTCATGCTGCGCCGTTGCGAGGCTTGCCCGTCCGACATCGACGAACAGTTGCTCGCCGACCTCAAAGACTGGCGACTGCGCACGTCGAAGGACATGAACGTGCCCGCGTATGTGGTGTTCACCGACAACACGCTGATCGCGATCGCCGAGACCATGCCCGCCGACGACTCCGCGCTCGTTTCGATTCCGGGCATCGGCGCTCGCAAGCTCGAGCAGTTCGGGCCCGACGTGCTTGCGTTGGTCAAGGGCCGCCAATCCTCGTAA
- a CDS encoding WhiB family transcriptional regulator, which produces MSGLETCRKRTLPAVPCHVGDPDLWFAESPVDLERAKALCTDCPIRRECLAAALDRGEPWGVWGGEILERGTIVARKRPRGRPRKDAEPAAA; this is translated from the coding sequence ATGTCTGGCCTCGAGACGTGCCGTAAGAGGACGCTACCGGCCGTGCCGTGCCATGTCGGAGATCCCGACTTGTGGTTCGCGGAAAGCCCCGTCGATCTGGAACGCGCGAAGGCCTTGTGCACCGATTGCCCGATCCGACGGGAATGCCTGGCAGCGGCGCTGGACCGCGGCGAGCCGTGGGGCGTTTGGGGTGGCGAGATCCTCGAACGCGGCACGATCGTCGCGCGCAAACGTCCGCGCGGGCGTCCTCGCAAAGATGCCGAACCGGCAGCCGCATAG
- a CDS encoding AarF/ABC1/UbiB kinase family protein, whose amino-acid sequence MDDGRVSDIKRGGAARNAKIAGLGAGMAGRAALGFGKRLTGRSRDDVNAELMDKAAQQLFTVLGELKGGAMKVGQALSVMEAAIPEQYGKPYREALTKLQREAPPLPAAKVHRVLDGQLGTKWRERFTSFEDKPVASASIGQVHKAVWSDGREVAVKIQYPGADEALRADLKTMQRMVRVLKQLSPGADVQGVVDELIERTEMELDYRLEADNQRAFAKAYEGHPHFVVPHIVASAPKVVIQEWIEGIPMSVIIREGTTEQRDLMGTRLFELTYDAPRRLEMMHGDAHPGNFMLLPDDKMGVIDFGAVAPLPGGIPEDIGLATRYALEDDYENLQAAMQRIGFIQKGEQVSHREMDEMMKQYVEPLQVEVFHYTRKWLQRLTAANMKPDRAANQIKAARQMDIPAKLAIPMRVIASNVAISCQLDAHIPAKALATELIPGFASAA is encoded by the coding sequence GTGGATGATGGACGGGTGAGCGACATCAAACGCGGCGGAGCGGCCCGCAACGCCAAGATTGCGGGCCTCGGTGCCGGTATGGCGGGACGCGCGGCGCTGGGGTTCGGCAAGCGATTGACCGGCAGGTCAAGGGACGACGTCAACGCCGAGCTGATGGACAAGGCGGCCCAGCAGCTGTTCACCGTGCTCGGAGAGCTCAAAGGCGGCGCGATGAAGGTCGGCCAGGCCCTCTCGGTGATGGAGGCCGCGATCCCCGAGCAGTACGGAAAGCCCTACCGCGAAGCGCTGACCAAGCTGCAGCGCGAAGCCCCGCCACTGCCTGCCGCCAAGGTGCACCGCGTGCTCGACGGGCAGCTGGGGACGAAATGGCGGGAACGGTTCACGTCGTTCGAGGACAAGCCGGTCGCGTCGGCAAGCATCGGCCAGGTGCACAAGGCGGTGTGGTCCGACGGCCGTGAGGTCGCGGTCAAGATCCAGTACCCGGGCGCCGACGAAGCTCTGCGCGCTGATCTGAAGACGATGCAGCGGATGGTCAGGGTACTCAAGCAGCTATCCCCCGGCGCCGATGTGCAGGGCGTGGTCGACGAGCTCATCGAACGCACCGAGATGGAACTCGACTACCGGCTCGAGGCCGACAACCAGCGTGCGTTCGCGAAAGCCTATGAGGGACATCCGCATTTCGTCGTCCCACACATCGTGGCCAGTGCGCCCAAAGTGGTGATCCAGGAGTGGATCGAGGGCATCCCGATGTCGGTGATCATCCGCGAGGGCACCACTGAGCAGCGAGACCTGATGGGTACCAGGCTCTTCGAGTTGACCTACGACGCACCTCGGCGGCTGGAGATGATGCACGGCGACGCGCATCCCGGAAACTTCATGCTGCTGCCCGACGACAAGATGGGCGTCATCGACTTCGGCGCGGTGGCCCCACTGCCCGGCGGCATCCCCGAAGACATCGGCCTTGCGACGAGATACGCGCTCGAGGACGACTACGAGAACCTGCAGGCGGCCATGCAGCGGATCGGATTCATCCAGAAGGGTGAGCAGGTCTCCCATCGCGAGATGGACGAGATGATGAAGCAGTACGTGGAGCCACTCCAGGTCGAGGTGTTCCACTACACGCGCAAATGGCTGCAGAGGCTCACCGCGGCGAACATGAAGCCGGACCGCGCCGCTAACCAGATCAAGGCCGCAAGGCAGATGGATATCCCGGCCAAGCTCGCCATCCCGATGCGGGTGATCGCCTCCAATGTCGCGATCTCATGTCAGCTGGACGCGCATATCCCGGCCAAAGCGCTTGCCACCGAGCTCATTCCGGGTTTCGCCTCAGCGGCATAG
- a CDS encoding TOMM precursor leader peptide-binding protein, which translates to MTRYALDPAMPVLSRPDGVVQIGWDPRRALLVRPPAGMSVATLGDLLRVLHSGATHAQLKDVAEGVDATTIADLVTELVGAGVVTAVPRPRTRSASIRIHGRGPLSDLLASALRCSGARIKTSSQPHAGVKPERTDLVVLSDSLGADPRMLRYLHEARTPHLPVRVRDGAGLVGPLVVPGVTSCLRCADLHRSDRDEGWPALAAQLRDAVGNADRATMLGTAAVALNQVDRVIAAVRGGFDFSDVERAPHPPSTLDTTLEFDVATGSTTARRWTRHPRCALCSS; encoded by the coding sequence ATGACGCGCTACGCGCTCGATCCGGCCATGCCGGTGTTGTCCCGACCCGACGGTGTCGTGCAGATCGGCTGGGATCCGCGACGCGCGCTGTTGGTGCGCCCACCTGCGGGGATGAGTGTGGCGACGCTCGGGGACCTGCTGCGGGTGTTGCACTCCGGCGCCACGCACGCGCAACTGAAGGATGTCGCTGAGGGTGTCGACGCGACCACGATCGCCGACCTCGTCACCGAGTTGGTCGGCGCGGGTGTGGTGACCGCGGTGCCGCGTCCGCGCACCCGGTCGGCGTCGATCCGGATCCACGGACGTGGCCCACTGTCGGATCTGTTGGCAAGTGCGCTGCGCTGCTCGGGCGCCAGGATCAAGACCAGCAGCCAACCCCATGCGGGCGTCAAACCGGAAAGGACCGATCTGGTCGTGCTTTCGGATTCGCTCGGTGCCGACCCGCGGATGCTGCGCTATCTACACGAGGCACGCACGCCGCACCTCCCGGTGCGGGTTCGCGACGGCGCAGGCCTTGTCGGGCCGCTCGTCGTGCCCGGGGTGACGAGTTGTCTTCGGTGCGCGGACCTGCACCGCAGCGACCGCGACGAGGGCTGGCCCGCCCTCGCCGCCCAGCTGCGCGACGCCGTCGGCAACGCCGACCGCGCGACCATGCTCGGCACCGCTGCCGTCGCGCTCAACCAGGTCGACAGGGTGATCGCGGCCGTGCGCGGCGGCTTTGACTTTTCTGACGTCGAGCGGGCACCGCATCCGCCTTCGACCCTTGACACCACGCTGGAGTTCGACGTCGCCACCGGATCCACCACGGCGCGCCGCTGGACGCGCCACCCCCGGTGCGCCCTGTGCTCGAGTTGA
- a CDS encoding zinc-dependent metalloprotease codes for MSDLPFGFSSGDDPERDKRKEDSDSGSGSGSPQDPFGSPFGGGGDFDISQLGQVFSRLGEMFSGAGGAMAGGKQSGPVNYDLARQLASSSIGFVAPVPETTTAAIGDAVRLAETWLDGVTALPAGTTKTVAWTPTDWIDNTLDTWKRLCDPVAEQISTVWASALPDEARAMAGPLLAMMTQMGGMAFGSQLGQALGTLSKEVLTSTDIGLPLGPKGVAALMPEAIESLSEGLEQPRSEIMTFLAAREAAHHRLFSHVPWLPSQLLNAVEAFAKGMKVDMSGIEEFAAGFNPASLADPSQLEQLLNQGIFEPKATPEQTAALERLETLLALIEGWVQTVVNEALGERIPGASALSETLRRRRATGGPAEQTFATLVGLELRPRKLREAAVLWEKLTQAAGVDSRDCVWQHPDLLPAAEDLDEPAGFIDRVIGGDTSGFDSAIEQALKDVGDLGTDEDDKDDKED; via the coding sequence ATGTCTGACCTGCCCTTCGGCTTTTCGTCCGGAGACGACCCCGAGCGCGACAAGCGCAAAGAGGATTCCGACTCGGGATCCGGCTCGGGCTCCCCGCAGGATCCGTTCGGCTCGCCCTTCGGAGGCGGAGGTGACTTCGACATCTCCCAACTCGGCCAGGTGTTCAGCCGCCTCGGCGAGATGTTCAGCGGTGCAGGCGGCGCGATGGCCGGCGGCAAGCAGTCGGGTCCGGTCAACTACGACCTCGCCCGTCAGCTGGCGTCCAGTTCGATCGGGTTCGTCGCCCCGGTGCCGGAGACGACGACTGCCGCGATCGGCGATGCCGTGCGGCTCGCCGAAACGTGGCTGGACGGGGTGACCGCTCTGCCCGCGGGCACGACCAAGACCGTGGCGTGGACACCGACCGACTGGATCGACAACACGCTGGACACCTGGAAGCGGCTCTGCGATCCGGTGGCCGAACAGATTTCGACAGTGTGGGCGTCGGCGCTGCCCGACGAGGCGCGCGCCATGGCGGGCCCGCTGCTGGCGATGATGACGCAGATGGGCGGCATGGCGTTCGGGTCGCAGCTCGGCCAGGCGCTTGGCACGCTGTCCAAGGAGGTGCTGACGTCGACCGACATCGGCCTGCCGTTGGGCCCGAAGGGCGTCGCCGCCCTGATGCCGGAGGCCATCGAGTCGCTTTCGGAAGGCCTCGAGCAGCCGCGCAGCGAGATCATGACTTTCCTCGCCGCACGGGAGGCCGCACACCATCGGCTCTTCAGCCATGTGCCGTGGTTGCCGAGCCAGCTGCTCAACGCCGTCGAAGCCTTCGCCAAGGGCATGAAGGTCGACATGTCCGGGATCGAGGAGTTCGCGGCGGGATTCAACCCGGCGTCGCTTGCCGACCCGTCGCAGCTCGAACAACTGCTCAACCAGGGCATCTTCGAGCCGAAGGCCACCCCGGAGCAGACCGCCGCGCTGGAACGGCTCGAGACGCTGCTCGCTCTCATCGAGGGCTGGGTGCAGACCGTCGTGAACGAGGCTCTCGGCGAACGCATTCCCGGCGCCTCCGCACTGAGCGAGACGCTGCGTCGCCGACGGGCCACCGGCGGCCCCGCCGAGCAGACCTTCGCCACGCTGGTCGGCCTCGAACTGCGGCCGCGCAAGCTGCGCGAGGCCGCCGTGCTGTGGGAGAAGCTGACGCAGGCCGCAGGCGTGGACTCGCGCGACTGTGTCTGGCAGCACCCCGACTTGCTGCCGGCGGCCGAGGACCTCGACGAGCCTGCGGGCTTCATCGACCGCGTCATCGGCGGCGACACCAGCGGCTTCGACTCCGCTATCGAGCAAGCGCTGAAAGACGTCGGCGATCTCGGCACAGACGAGGACGACAAGGACGACAAGGAGGACTAG
- a CDS encoding PDZ domain-containing protein, translating into MNRRISTLLVALAPIVAFGVLLAAVTVPYVSLGPGPTFDTLDTFEGKVVVDIKGTDVQKTNGHLNMTTVSQRDGLTLGQAMTLWMSGREQLVPRDLVYPPDKSKDEIDEGNAQEFKRSEDSAEYAALGYLKYAPAVTVETVTKDGASTGRLEEGDAIDAVNGAPVSNLEQFQVLMAKTEPGDEVILDFRRKNAPPGIATVKLGSAPDKKQGVLGIGVVEAPWAPFTIDFNLANIGGPSAGLVFSLAVIDKLTTGDLTGDKFIAGTGTINADGKVGSIGGITHKISAGEEAGANVFLVPADNCDEARSAHDNGMALVKVENLEGAVDALKALSAGGEAPRC; encoded by the coding sequence GTGAACAGGCGGATATCCACATTGCTGGTCGCTCTGGCGCCGATCGTCGCGTTCGGCGTGCTGCTGGCGGCGGTGACGGTGCCGTACGTCTCCCTGGGCCCCGGCCCGACGTTCGACACCCTCGACACGTTCGAGGGAAAAGTGGTCGTCGACATCAAGGGCACCGACGTGCAGAAGACCAACGGCCACCTGAACATGACCACGGTGTCCCAGCGCGACGGCCTCACGCTCGGGCAGGCGATGACACTGTGGATGTCGGGTCGCGAGCAACTTGTTCCGCGTGATCTCGTCTATCCGCCGGACAAGTCCAAGGACGAGATCGACGAAGGCAACGCCCAGGAGTTCAAGCGCTCCGAGGACAGCGCCGAATACGCCGCGCTCGGCTACTTGAAGTACGCGCCCGCGGTGACGGTGGAGACGGTGACCAAGGACGGCGCGTCGACGGGCAGGCTCGAGGAGGGCGACGCCATCGACGCTGTGAACGGAGCTCCGGTGAGCAATCTGGAGCAGTTTCAGGTCCTGATGGCGAAGACGGAGCCGGGCGACGAGGTGATTCTCGACTTCCGGCGCAAGAACGCTCCGCCGGGCATCGCGACCGTCAAGCTGGGCTCCGCGCCGGACAAGAAGCAGGGCGTGCTCGGTATCGGGGTCGTCGAAGCGCCGTGGGCGCCGTTCACGATCGACTTCAACCTCGCCAATATCGGCGGCCCGTCTGCCGGCCTGGTGTTCAGCCTCGCCGTGATCGACAAGCTGACCACAGGGGATCTCACCGGAGACAAGTTCATCGCGGGCACCGGCACCATCAATGCCGACGGCAAGGTCGGCTCGATCGGCGGCATCACCCACAAGATCTCTGCCGGGGAGGAGGCCGGAGCGAACGTGTTCCTCGTTCCCGCCGACAACTGCGACGAGGCCCGCTCCGCCCACGACAACGGCATGGCTCTTGTCAAGGTGGAGAACCTCGAAGGCGCGGTGGACGCACTGAAGGCACTTTCTGCCGGTGGCGAAGCGCCCCGTTGTTGA